Below is a genomic region from Lampris incognitus isolate fLamInc1 chromosome 2, fLamInc1.hap2, whole genome shotgun sequence.
TCGTCTGCTTTATCGACAGTGTAGACACGTGTAAAGGGGGCGTGTCAGACGGGTCCGCCGCCCGTCGGCACCGTCCACTCCGGTGGCCGTGGCTCAGCTCGATAGACGCCTCTGTGTGCGCCCCTCTCGTGGTGGGGGGTCTGCGAGGGCGGGATGAGGAGCGACGTAACGGAGGAGCAAAAGGCTGGCGTCCGCGCCCCCTCGACAGTCCTCCTCATCCCGCTCCCGTTCCAGGCCGAGTCTTTGAGGTGTCTTAAGGTATTCATGTCACGCACACGCACCTCCGCACCCACCAGTGCACAAACCAACGTgtgcacgtaaacacacacacacacacacacacacacacacacacacacacacacacacacacacatgtggtgtGCAGAGAGAGGAGGCTAGAGGGGGAGGCAGCGGGGGAGGGAGCGGTGCCAGCACATCGCATCAAACACGTGAAGAAGAAAAACCTTCCAATCCGGCACATGAATCAGTCATGAGCGGTGGCTCTGTGCCAGGTGGTGTAAGAGCAGGGAGGTGTTTACTCTGCTTCCCCACTTGCTTTCATGGCCGCATGTTAAGaggccgcccgcccgcccgctgtGGGCTGGGTTTGGACGTCGGCCCGCAGGCGGCCCGGTAATGACCAGGCCCGGGTCTTATCTCAGACACCACGTTCAACCTGCATGTTCAGCCGTAGAGTAATAGCGGGGGAGGAGGTAatagtggtggtggaggtggtggaggtattagcggtggtggtggaggtggaggtaataacggtggtggtggaggtaatagcagtggtggaggtggaggtaataACGGTGGTGGCGGAGGTAATAACGGTGAAGGTAATAGCGGTGGTGGAGGTATtagcggtggtggtgggggtaatAGCGGTGGTGGAGGTATTAGCGGTGGTGGTGGAGGTAATAGCAGTGGTGGTGGAGGTAATAGCGGTGGTGGAGGTAATAACAGTGGCGGTATTAGCGGTGTTGGAGGTAatagtggtggtggaggtggtggaggtattagcgggggtggaggtggtggagcTAATAGCGGTGGTGGAGGAGGTAATAGCGGTGGTGGAGGTAATAGTGGTGTTGGAGGTGGTGGAGGTATTAgtgggggtggaggtggtggagcTAATAGCGGTGGTGGTGAAGGTAATAGCGGTGGTGGAAGTAATAACGGTGGTGGTATTAGCAGTGGTGGAGGTAATAGCGGTGGTGGAGGTATTAgtgggggtggaggtggtggagcTAATAGCGGTGGTGGTGAAGGTAATAGCGGTGGTGGAAGTAATAACGGTGGTGGTATTAGCGGTGGTGGAGGTATTAGCGGGGGTGGAGGTAGTGGAGCTAATAGCGGTGGTGGTGGAGGTAATAGCGGTGGTGGAGCAGTCAGCGTCCTGAGCTGGTCCAGGTTCGGATGTGTCGTAGCGTCTCAGTGTGCAGCCCTGGTGAGTTGAATTCCTCATGGGGGAGATGGGTCATCGGCGAGTGGCGGGCGGTGCAGCGGCCCTCGCCGTCGCGCATCGCTAGTTTGAGACCCGCAGTGCGGGACGTTTTGGTGAACGCGTCCCGTGTTGTTGCTACATCGCTGGCTCTTGGTACTCGGGCCTGATGAAAGAAAAACATCCAACGTAATTATTCTGCTCTTTAATCTTTGCAGCCGCCTCCAGCTTCAGCTTTTGCAGGCCAGCTGTGGAGTACCGAGCCCTGCCCGAGGACTTCAAGCACCAGCTGAGCTGGCGGACGGGAGGGAACCTCACCTGGCATGACGGACGGGGGCAGAAGGCAGCGGGAGGCCGGACGGTGAAGCTGCTCCAGCAGCCGGGTACCGAAGCCCTGCAGGTACGTCTACA
It encodes:
- the LOC130108037 gene encoding uncharacterized protein LOC130108037, with the protein product MRSDVTEEQKAGVRAPSTVLLIPLPFQAESLRCLKVFMSRTRTSAPTTGVEVVELIAVVEEVIAVVEVIVVLEVVEVLVGVEVVELIAVVVKVIAVVEVITVVVLAVVEVIAVVEVLVGVEVVELIAVVVKVIAVVEVITVVVLAVVEVLAGVEVVELIAVVVEFAAASSFSFCRPAVEYRALPEDFKHQLSWRTGGNLTWHDGRGQKAAGGRTVKLLQQPGTEALQYRSNNSHGIYHTSPTQPSLIRPVVLWSQQDVCRWLKKHCPHNYLAYVEAFSHHAITGRALLRLNGEKLERMGLVQETLRQELLQQVLQLQVQEEGRNLQLLSRG